A DNA window from Moorella thermoacetica contains the following coding sequences:
- the acsC gene encoding acetyl-CoA decarbonylase/synthase complex subunit gamma, producing the protein MPLTGLEIYKQLPKKNCGECGTPTCLAFAMNLASGKASLDSCPYVSDAAREALDAAAAPPIAKVVLGAGPTAVEMGDETELFRHDKRFYHETAIAIQVSDNLSSEELKAKVEAINGLNFDRVGQHYTIQAIAIRHDADDPAAFKAAVASVAAATQLNLVLMADDPDVLKEALAGVADRKPLLYAATGANYEAMTALAKENNCPLAVYGNGLEELAELVDKIVALGHKQLVLDPGARETSRAIADFTQIRRLAIKKRFRSFGYPIIALTTAANPLDEVLQAVNYVTKYASLVVLRTDAKEHLLPLLSWRQNLYTDPQVPIRVEEKLNEIGAVNENSPVYVTTNFSLTYYSVEGEIESTKIPSYLLSVDTDGLSVLTAYADGKFEAEKIAAVMKKVDLDNKVKRHRIIIPGAVAVLKGKLEDLTGWEVIVGPREASGIVAFARANLAS; encoded by the coding sequence ATGCCTTTGACGGGACTGGAGATTTACAAGCAGCTACCCAAAAAGAATTGTGGCGAGTGCGGGACACCCACCTGTCTGGCCTTCGCCATGAACCTGGCCTCCGGAAAGGCCAGCCTTGATTCCTGTCCGTATGTTTCAGATGCCGCCCGGGAGGCCCTGGACGCGGCCGCGGCACCACCCATTGCCAAGGTAGTCCTGGGCGCCGGGCCGACTGCCGTAGAAATGGGGGATGAGACGGAACTCTTCCGCCATGATAAACGTTTTTACCATGAAACCGCCATTGCCATCCAGGTTAGCGACAACTTGAGCAGTGAAGAACTGAAGGCTAAAGTCGAAGCTATAAATGGCCTGAACTTCGACCGGGTGGGCCAGCACTACACCATCCAGGCCATAGCCATCCGCCATGATGCCGATGACCCTGCTGCTTTCAAGGCAGCGGTAGCCAGTGTAGCCGCCGCTACCCAGTTAAACCTTGTCCTTATGGCCGATGATCCTGACGTATTAAAGGAAGCCCTAGCAGGAGTAGCCGACCGCAAGCCCCTCTTATATGCCGCCACCGGCGCTAATTACGAAGCCATGACCGCCCTGGCCAAAGAAAACAACTGCCCCCTGGCCGTCTATGGTAACGGTCTGGAGGAACTGGCCGAACTGGTAGATAAAATCGTTGCCCTGGGCCACAAGCAGTTGGTCCTCGATCCCGGTGCCAGGGAGACCTCCAGGGCCATCGCGGATTTCACCCAGATCCGCCGCCTGGCCATTAAGAAACGTTTCCGTTCCTTCGGTTATCCCATTATCGCCCTTACTACTGCTGCCAATCCATTAGACGAGGTACTCCAGGCAGTTAACTATGTGACCAAGTATGCTAGCTTGGTGGTTTTACGCACCGATGCCAAAGAACACCTGCTCCCCCTCTTGTCCTGGCGCCAGAACCTCTACACCGACCCCCAGGTTCCCATCAGGGTAGAGGAGAAACTGAATGAAATCGGTGCCGTCAACGAGAATTCGCCGGTCTACGTAACCACCAACTTCTCCCTGACCTATTACTCCGTCGAGGGCGAGATCGAGAGCACCAAGATCCCCAGTTACCTGCTCTCGGTGGATACCGACGGACTGTCAGTCTTGACGGCCTATGCCGATGGTAAATTTGAAGCCGAGAAAATCGCCGCCGTTATGAAAAAGGTGGACCTGGACAATAAGGTTAAACGCCACCGGATCATTATTCCCGGGGCTGTCGCCGTCCTGAAGGGCAAACTGGAAGACTTAACTGGATGGGAAGTTATCGTTGGCCCCAGGGAAGCCAGCGGCATCGTGGCCTTTGCCCGGGCCAACCTGGCTTCATAG
- the acsB gene encoding acetyl-CoA decarbonylase/synthase complex subunit alpha/beta codes for MTDFDKIFEGAIPEGKEPVALFREVYHGAITATSYAEILLNQAIRTYGPDHPVGYPDTAYYLPVIRCFSGEEVKKLGDLPPILNRKRAQVSPVLNFENARLAGEATWYAAEIIEALRYLKYKPDEPLLPPPWTGFIGDPVVRRFGIKMVDWTIPGEAIILGRAKDSKALAKIVKELMGMGFMLFICDEAVEQLLEENVKLGIDYIAYPLGNFTQIVHAANYALRAGMMFGGVTPGAREEQRDYQRRRIRAFVLYLGEHDMVKTAAAFGAIFTGFPVITDQPLPEDKQIPDWFFSVEDYDKIVQIAMETRGIKLTKIKLDLPINFGPAFEGESIRKGDMYVEMGGNRTPAFELVCTVSESEITDGKIEVIGPDIDQIPEGSKLPLGILVDIYGRKMQADFEGVLERRIHDFINYGEGLWHTGQRNINWLRVSKDAVAKGFRFKNYGEILVAKMKEEFPAIVDRVQVTIFTDEAKVKEYMEVAREKYKERDDRMRGLTDETVDTFYSCVLCQSFAPNHVCIVTPERVGLCGAVSWLDAKASYEINHAGPNQPIPKEGEIDPIKGIWKSVNDYLYTASNRNLEQVCLYTLMENPMTSCGCFEAIMAILPECNGIMITTRDHAGMTPSGMTFSTLAGMIGGGTQTPGFMGIGRTYIVSKKFISADGGIARIVWMPKSLKDFLHDDFVRRSVEEGLGEDFIDKIADETIGTTVDEILPYLEEKGHPALTIDPIM; via the coding sequence ATGACTGATTTTGATAAAATCTTCGAGGGTGCTATTCCAGAAGGTAAAGAGCCGGTAGCCCTGTTCCGGGAGGTTTACCACGGCGCCATTACAGCTACCAGTTACGCGGAAATCCTTTTAAACCAGGCCATCCGGACCTATGGTCCCGACCATCCCGTCGGTTATCCTGATACAGCCTATTACCTGCCGGTTATTCGCTGTTTCAGCGGGGAAGAGGTCAAAAAACTGGGGGATTTACCACCTATTTTAAACCGCAAGCGAGCGCAGGTAAGCCCTGTCCTGAATTTCGAGAATGCCCGCCTGGCCGGGGAAGCCACCTGGTATGCGGCCGAGATCATTGAAGCCCTGCGTTACCTTAAATATAAGCCTGATGAACCCCTCCTGCCCCCACCCTGGACGGGTTTCATCGGCGACCCGGTTGTCCGCCGTTTCGGTATCAAGATGGTCGACTGGACCATTCCGGGTGAAGCTATTATCCTGGGTCGAGCCAAAGACTCGAAGGCCCTGGCCAAAATCGTCAAGGAACTCATGGGTATGGGCTTTATGCTCTTCATCTGTGATGAAGCGGTAGAACAGCTGCTGGAAGAAAACGTCAAACTGGGGATTGACTATATCGCCTATCCCCTGGGGAACTTCACCCAGATTGTTCATGCCGCCAACTATGCCCTGCGGGCTGGTATGATGTTCGGTGGCGTTACCCCGGGTGCCCGTGAAGAACAGCGCGATTACCAGCGCCGCCGTATCCGCGCCTTTGTCCTTTATCTCGGCGAGCATGACATGGTCAAGACGGCTGCCGCCTTCGGGGCCATCTTTACCGGCTTTCCGGTAATCACCGACCAGCCCCTACCGGAGGACAAACAGATCCCGGATTGGTTCTTCAGCGTTGAGGACTATGATAAAATAGTCCAGATAGCCATGGAGACCCGTGGGATCAAGCTCACCAAGATCAAGTTGGATCTGCCCATTAACTTTGGCCCTGCCTTTGAGGGCGAGAGTATCCGTAAGGGCGATATGTACGTAGAAATGGGCGGCAACCGGACGCCGGCCTTTGAGCTGGTATGCACCGTTTCGGAATCCGAGATCACTGATGGTAAGATTGAAGTCATAGGTCCTGATATTGACCAGATACCGGAAGGGAGCAAACTGCCCCTGGGCATTCTGGTGGACATCTATGGCCGTAAAATGCAGGCCGATTTTGAAGGAGTCCTCGAACGGCGCATCCACGACTTCATCAACTACGGTGAAGGTCTCTGGCACACCGGCCAGCGTAACATCAACTGGTTGCGGGTCAGCAAAGATGCCGTAGCCAAGGGTTTCCGTTTCAAGAACTACGGTGAAATCCTGGTAGCCAAAATGAAAGAAGAATTCCCCGCCATTGTGGACCGGGTCCAGGTAACCATTTTTACCGATGAAGCCAAGGTCAAAGAATATATGGAGGTCGCCCGGGAGAAATACAAGGAACGTGACGACCGCATGCGCGGCCTTACCGATGAAACAGTGGATACCTTTTACTCCTGCGTCCTCTGCCAGTCCTTTGCCCCCAACCATGTGTGTATTGTCACCCCGGAACGGGTGGGCCTGTGTGGAGCCGTAAGCTGGCTGGACGCCAAGGCGTCCTATGAAATCAACCATGCCGGTCCTAACCAGCCCATCCCTAAAGAAGGGGAAATTGATCCCATTAAGGGTATCTGGAAGAGTGTAAATGACTATCTCTATACAGCTTCCAACCGTAACCTGGAACAGGTCTGCCTGTACACCCTTATGGAGAATCCCATGACCTCCTGCGGTTGCTTTGAGGCCATTATGGCCATCCTGCCGGAGTGCAACGGCATCATGATTACCACCAGGGATCACGCCGGCATGACTCCTTCGGGGATGACCTTCTCTACCCTGGCCGGGATGATCGGCGGTGGCACCCAGACCCCGGGCTTTATGGGCATCGGCCGCACCTATATCGTCAGCAAAAAGTTTATTTCCGCCGATGGTGGTATCGCCCGGATCGTCTGGATGCCCAAATCTCTGAAGGATTTCCTCCACGACGACTTTGTACGTCGTAGTGTTGAGGAGGGCCTGGGAGAGGACTTTATCGATAAAATAGCTGATGAGACCATCGGTACCACCGTGGATGAAATCTTGCCCTACTTGGAGGAAAAGGGACACCCGGCCTTGACCATAGATCCCATTATGTGA
- the cooS gene encoding anaerobic carbon-monoxide dehydrogenase catalytic subunit, whose translation MPRFRDLSHNCRPSEAPRVMEPKNRDRTVDPAVLEMLVKSKDDKVITAFDRFVAQQPQCKIGYEGICCRFCMAGPCRIKATDGPGSRGICGASAWTIVARNVGLMILTGAAAHCEHGNHIAHALVEMAEGKAPDYSVKDEAKLKEVCRRVGIEVEGKSVLELAQEVGEKALEDFRRLKGEGEATWLMTTINEGRKEKFRTHNVVPFGIHASISELVNQAHMGMDNDPVNLVFSAIRVALADYTGEHIATDFSDILFGTPQPVVSEANMGVLDPDQVNFVLHGHNPLLSEIIVQAAREMEGEAKAAGAKGINLVGICCTGNEVLMRQGIPLVTSFASQELAICTGAIDAMCVDVQCIMLSISAVAECYHTRIITTADNAKIPGAYHIDYQTATAIESAKTAIRMAIEAFKERKESNRPVYIPQIKNRVVAGWSLEALTKLLATQNAQNPIRVLNQAILDGELAGVALICGCNNLKGFQDNSHLTVMKELLKNNVFVVATGCSAQAAGKLGLLDPANVETYCGDGLKGFLKRLGEGANIEIGLPPVFHMGSCVDNSRAVDLLMAMANDLGVDTPKVPFVASAPEAMSGKAAAIGTWWVSLGVPTHVGTMPPVEGSDLIYSILTQIASDVYGGYFIFEMDPQVAARKILDALEYRTWKLGVHKEVAERYETKLCQGY comes from the coding sequence ATGCCCAGGTTCCGCGATCTCTCCCATAATTGTAGGCCCTCAGAGGCACCACGGGTCATGGAACCCAAAAACAGGGACCGCACCGTAGATCCGGCGGTCCTGGAAATGCTGGTTAAAAGTAAGGATGACAAAGTCATCACCGCTTTTGACCGCTTCGTCGCCCAGCAACCCCAGTGTAAAATCGGGTATGAAGGTATTTGCTGCCGTTTCTGCATGGCCGGTCCCTGCCGTATCAAGGCAACCGATGGCCCTGGCAGCCGTGGTATTTGCGGCGCTTCTGCCTGGACCATTGTCGCCCGTAATGTAGGTTTAATGATCCTTACCGGTGCCGCCGCCCACTGCGAACACGGCAACCATATAGCCCATGCCCTGGTAGAAATGGCCGAAGGTAAAGCTCCTGATTATAGCGTCAAGGACGAGGCCAAGCTCAAAGAAGTCTGCCGACGGGTGGGTATTGAGGTAGAAGGCAAAAGCGTTTTGGAACTGGCCCAGGAGGTAGGCGAGAAGGCCCTGGAAGACTTCCGCCGCTTGAAGGGTGAAGGTGAAGCCACCTGGCTGATGACCACTATTAATGAGGGCCGGAAAGAAAAGTTCCGTACCCACAATGTTGTTCCCTTTGGTATTCATGCCTCTATTTCCGAGCTGGTCAATCAGGCCCATATGGGTATGGATAACGACCCTGTTAACCTGGTCTTCAGCGCCATCAGGGTAGCCCTGGCTGACTATACGGGTGAACATATAGCTACTGATTTCTCCGACATTCTCTTCGGTACTCCCCAACCGGTGGTCAGCGAAGCCAACATGGGGGTCCTGGATCCGGATCAAGTCAACTTCGTCCTCCATGGCCATAATCCCTTGTTGAGTGAGATTATTGTCCAGGCGGCGCGGGAGATGGAAGGAGAGGCCAAGGCCGCCGGTGCCAAAGGCATCAACCTGGTGGGTATCTGCTGCACCGGTAACGAAGTCCTGATGCGCCAGGGTATCCCCTTGGTTACTTCCTTCGCCTCCCAGGAACTGGCCATCTGCACCGGAGCTATTGACGCCATGTGCGTCGACGTCCAGTGTATTATGCTTTCCATCAGCGCCGTAGCCGAGTGTTATCATACCCGGATCATCACTACTGCCGATAACGCCAAGATTCCCGGTGCCTACCATATCGACTATCAAACGGCTACGGCTATCGAAAGCGCGAAAACCGCCATCCGCATGGCCATCGAGGCATTCAAGGAAAGAAAAGAAAGTAACCGTCCGGTTTACATCCCCCAGATTAAGAACCGGGTAGTCGCCGGCTGGAGCCTTGAAGCCCTGACCAAACTCCTGGCTACCCAGAATGCTCAAAATCCCATCCGGGTACTCAACCAGGCCATCCTGGACGGTGAACTGGCTGGCGTAGCCTTAATCTGCGGGTGTAACAACCTCAAAGGGTTCCAGGATAACTCCCACCTGACGGTAATGAAAGAACTGCTGAAAAATAATGTCTTTGTGGTGGCTACGGGTTGCTCCGCCCAGGCCGCCGGAAAGCTTGGCCTCCTGGATCCGGCCAATGTGGAAACCTACTGCGGCGATGGTCTCAAGGGCTTCCTGAAACGCCTGGGTGAAGGCGCCAACATCGAAATCGGCCTGCCGCCTGTGTTCCACATGGGTTCCTGTGTGGATAACTCCCGGGCCGTCGACCTCTTGATGGCCATGGCCAACGATCTGGGCGTAGATACCCCGAAGGTGCCCTTCGTAGCCTCGGCCCCGGAAGCCATGAGCGGTAAGGCTGCCGCCATCGGCACCTGGTGGGTATCCCTCGGCGTACCGACCCATGTCGGCACCATGCCCCCGGTAGAAGGTAGCGACCTCATTTATAGTATTCTAACCCAGATAGCCAGCGACGTTTATGGTGGTTACTTCATCTTCGAAATGGATCCCCAGGTAGCTGCCCGGAAGATCCTTGACGCCCTGGAATACCGCACCTGGAAGCTGGGCGTACACAAAGAGGTAGCTGAACGTTATGAAACCAAACTCTGCCAGGGTTACTAG
- a CDS encoding AAA family ATPase has protein sequence MKLAISGKGGVGKTTIAAGLIKYFAGQGYQVYAVDADPDTSLGMVLGLPEERLGTLKPIVDMRQIIAERTGGEGAFFALNPEVDSLLEDFTIKNDNILFLKMGAIKPGGSTCYCRENTVLNAMINSLLLKRREMVVLDMGAGIEHLTRGTARGVDTMLIVTEPTLVSIQTARVIQKLASELGIEQIKFIGNKLRHHRDEEFILNHLPSGEVIGLIPFQPAILDQAAGITSTQSFIATGITELASRLIEN, from the coding sequence GTGAAACTGGCTATTTCCGGAAAGGGCGGTGTCGGCAAAACAACTATTGCCGCCGGTTTGATTAAATACTTTGCCGGGCAGGGATACCAGGTCTATGCCGTTGACGCTGACCCCGATACTAGTCTTGGTATGGTCCTTGGCCTCCCCGAAGAAAGGCTGGGTACCCTAAAGCCAATAGTCGACATGCGTCAAATCATTGCCGAACGTACAGGAGGGGAGGGGGCTTTCTTTGCTTTAAACCCGGAGGTCGATAGTCTGCTAGAGGATTTCACCATAAAAAACGATAATATCCTCTTCCTGAAAATGGGGGCTATTAAACCAGGGGGTTCTACCTGTTATTGCCGGGAAAATACTGTTTTAAATGCCATGATCAACTCTCTCCTCCTGAAACGCCGGGAAATGGTTGTCCTGGATATGGGGGCAGGTATCGAACACCTTACCCGGGGAACGGCCCGCGGTGTAGATACCATGCTCATCGTTACCGAACCCACGCTGGTAAGCATCCAGACTGCCCGGGTTATCCAAAAACTGGCGTCCGAACTGGGGATTGAACAAATAAAATTTATAGGTAATAAACTGCGCCACCACAGGGATGAAGAATTCATCCTCAACCACTTGCCGTCAGGTGAGGTCATCGGCCTTATTCCCTTTCAGCCGGCAATCCTTGACCAGGCAGCCGGGATTACCAGTACACAGTCCTTTATTGCTACAGGTATTACTGAACTGGCTTCCCGATTAATAGAGAATTAA
- a CDS encoding PocR ligand-binding domain-containing protein: MEKELFQRLLNSFSYATRMFSAITDLEGNCILSSEQGDCEFCQLVKSSPTGMARCRSSYAWAGEQALKWKEPYIFKCHAGLISWVCPFFYRGKHIGNFICG; encoded by the coding sequence ATGGAAAAGGAGCTTTTCCAGAGGTTGTTAAACTCTTTTTCTTATGCTACGAGGATGTTTTCCGCCATAACAGATTTGGAAGGAAATTGCATACTCTCCTCCGAGCAGGGTGATTGCGAGTTCTGCCAGCTGGTCAAATCGAGTCCTACCGGAATGGCCCGTTGCCGGAGTTCTTATGCCTGGGCCGGGGAGCAAGCCCTCAAATGGAAAGAGCCTTATATTTTCAAATGCCATGCCGGCCTTATCTCATGGGTCTGCCCCTTTTTCTACAGGGGCAAGCACATCGGGAATTTTATTTGCGGCTAG
- a CDS encoding helix-turn-helix domain-containing protein — protein MMWQPAEFCHHWIRELASEIEQDPNILLQSVDRVKSVSSVEIQAAADLVFIITSYVAKSEGEIFDFQQKLRRVGSWIWTENKKQKDVGSQTAGGNTEQDLSKIGNQIFMEIRRSDIDKAKKLLEQLVLQIFIQSKGQLEVIKGRSLELLSFLIRTSTEYGVKFGEVIHLSDLKLREIDEADTVEKAVLWLLAVGNAFIELIAERNSSEGEGIIDRVVEYIQKNYSSESLSVKEIARASYLSPAYLGQLFKKKMGYSLTEHINKVRIEQAKLLLRQTEQTIESVAIQTGFKERSYFCKVFKKITGLSPNEYRRKNFSPLV, from the coding sequence ATGATGTGGCAGCCCGCCGAATTCTGTCATCACTGGATCAGGGAACTGGCGTCTGAGATAGAGCAGGACCCCAACATTTTGTTACAATCCGTAGACAGGGTTAAGTCGGTGTCGTCGGTAGAGATCCAGGCCGCGGCCGATCTGGTCTTTATCATTACCAGTTACGTAGCAAAGAGCGAGGGAGAGATCTTTGACTTCCAGCAAAAATTGCGAAGAGTCGGTTCCTGGATATGGACGGAAAACAAGAAACAGAAGGATGTCGGGAGCCAGACCGCCGGGGGCAACACAGAGCAGGACCTGAGCAAGATAGGGAACCAGATCTTTATGGAGATCAGGAGATCAGATATCGATAAGGCAAAAAAGCTGCTAGAGCAGCTCGTCCTGCAGATTTTTATCCAGAGCAAGGGGCAATTGGAAGTTATCAAGGGGCGCAGCCTGGAACTCCTGAGCTTCCTTATCCGTACGTCGACCGAATACGGAGTAAAGTTCGGGGAAGTAATCCACTTAAGCGATCTGAAGCTGAGGGAGATAGACGAGGCTGACACCGTAGAAAAGGCTGTCCTCTGGCTTCTGGCGGTGGGAAACGCCTTTATCGAGTTGATTGCGGAAAGGAATTCCAGCGAGGGAGAGGGCATAATCGACAGAGTTGTCGAATATATCCAGAAAAACTATAGTTCGGAGAGCCTCTCTGTTAAAGAAATTGCCAGAGCCAGCTACCTGAGCCCGGCATATCTGGGGCAACTGTTCAAAAAAAAGATGGGCTATTCCCTCACCGAGCACATTAACAAGGTGAGGATCGAGCAGGCGAAGCTCTTGCTCAGGCAAACCGAACAGACCATTGAGTCGGTAGCTATACAGACGGGTTTTAAAGAGCGCAGTTATTTCTGCAAGGTTTTTAAAAAAATTACCGGCTTGAGTCCTAACGAGTATAGGAGAAAGAATTTCTCTCCATTGGTCTGA
- a CDS encoding corrinoid protein, translating to MNGRTQIFQDIISAILRGEANGVLKSINAGLQMGMSADEILEEAMIPATIQTLDKYQGADFYIPDVINASHAIEAGLFALKPYTKKSLQKRKKIVIGTVEGDIHDIGKNLVALSLGYAGFEVVDLGVNVSPAEFVRAVEQHRPEILAMSALLTTTMGEMARVIKALEKHHLRKSVRVLVGGGPVTKEFAESIGADAYGSSAREAISIAQSLVRRCSDRERDYAC from the coding sequence TTGAACGGCCGTACCCAGATATTTCAGGACATTATTTCCGCCATCCTGAGGGGAGAGGCCAATGGTGTATTGAAATCAATCAATGCAGGGCTGCAGATGGGAATGAGTGCTGACGAGATCCTGGAAGAGGCCATGATACCGGCAACCATCCAGACCCTGGACAAATACCAGGGAGCTGATTTCTACATCCCCGATGTAATCAACGCCTCCCACGCCATTGAGGCCGGACTGTTCGCCTTAAAACCTTACACCAAAAAAAGCCTCCAGAAGCGAAAGAAAATCGTTATCGGTACTGTGGAGGGGGATATTCACGACATCGGGAAAAACCTGGTGGCCCTGTCCCTGGGTTATGCCGGGTTTGAGGTCGTCGACCTTGGTGTGAATGTCTCGCCAGCGGAATTTGTCAGGGCGGTAGAGCAGCACCGCCCGGAGATTCTGGCAATGTCGGCACTACTGACCACAACCATGGGCGAAATGGCCAGGGTAATCAAGGCCCTGGAGAAGCATCACCTGCGCAAGAGCGTCAGGGTGCTGGTGGGGGGAGGGCCTGTGACGAAGGAGTTTGCTGAGTCCATCGGGGCGGACGCCTACGGCAGCTCGGCCCGTGAGGCCATCAGTATCGCCCAATCCCTGGTGAGGCGGTGCAGTGACCGCGAAAGGGATTATGCCTGTTGA
- a CDS encoding methyltetrahydrofolate cobalamin methyltransferase, producing MLIVGELINTSRKPIKEAIEREDAAYIRDIAVKQVEAGADYIDINCGTLIHNEPEIMAWLVNTVREVVDVPLCIDSPDPRVLETGLKLATRGRPMLNSITAEPDRFEAVLPLAKRFNARVVALCMDNDGIPSTAEKRIEIVRKLVENLTAAGVERGDIYIDPLVKPLSISDQAGLEVLEAVGFIRQAYPDVHIICGLSNVSFGLPNRRILNQVFMVQLMTAGMDSYILDPLDREMMGFYHASRALLGKDPFCAGYLKAHRSGLYRRD from the coding sequence ATGCTCATTGTGGGAGAATTGATCAACACCAGTCGCAAACCGATTAAAGAGGCAATTGAAAGGGAGGATGCCGCTTATATCCGCGACATCGCGGTGAAGCAAGTTGAAGCCGGGGCTGATTACATTGATATCAACTGCGGAACCCTGATTCACAATGAACCGGAGATCATGGCCTGGCTGGTTAATACCGTGAGGGAGGTAGTGGACGTTCCCTTATGTATCGACAGCCCCGATCCCCGGGTACTGGAAACAGGATTGAAGCTGGCGACCAGGGGGCGGCCTATGTTAAACTCCATTACCGCGGAACCGGATCGATTCGAGGCAGTTTTGCCCCTCGCGAAGAGATTTAACGCCAGAGTGGTGGCCCTATGCATGGATAACGACGGGATACCATCCACCGCGGAGAAGCGAATCGAGATCGTCAGGAAGCTGGTAGAAAACCTGACAGCGGCCGGTGTCGAGAGGGGCGACATCTACATCGACCCGCTGGTGAAGCCGCTCAGCATCAGCGACCAGGCGGGATTGGAAGTGCTCGAAGCCGTGGGCTTTATCAGACAGGCTTATCCCGATGTGCACATTATTTGCGGTCTCAGCAACGTCAGTTTCGGGCTACCCAACAGGCGGATCCTGAATCAGGTCTTCATGGTACAACTTATGACCGCCGGTATGGACTCCTACATCCTGGACCCCCTGGACAGGGAGATGATGGGTTTCTACCATGCCTCCCGGGCATTGCTGGGTAAGGATCCTTTCTGCGCCGGCTACCTGAAGGCCCACCGCAGCGGTTTGTACAGGCGTGATTGA
- a CDS encoding cobalamin B12-binding domain-containing protein produces MPTYEELSQAVFEGDEAQVVELTRSLLSGGAEPLEVINKGLIAGMDRVGVLFKNNEMFVPEVLMSANAMNAGVEVVKQSQQAFDMPSVGKIVLGTVKGDLHDIGKNLVAMMLESGGFTVYNLGVDIEPGKFVEAVKKYQPDIVGMSALLTTTMMNMKSTIDALIAAGLRDRVKVIVGGAPLSQDFADEIGADGYAPDAASATELCRQLLE; encoded by the coding sequence ATGCCCACTTATGAAGAACTCTCCCAGGCGGTATTTGAAGGTGATGAAGCACAGGTGGTGGAATTGACCAGGAGTTTGTTGAGCGGCGGAGCGGAACCCCTGGAAGTGATCAATAAAGGTCTGATCGCAGGTATGGACCGGGTCGGCGTCCTGTTCAAGAACAACGAGATGTTCGTCCCTGAGGTCTTAATGTCGGCCAACGCCATGAACGCCGGGGTGGAGGTTGTTAAGCAGAGCCAGCAAGCCTTTGACATGCCGTCCGTGGGAAAAATCGTACTGGGAACCGTTAAGGGGGACCTGCACGACATCGGCAAGAACCTGGTGGCCATGATGTTGGAGAGCGGCGGCTTCACGGTTTACAACCTGGGGGTGGACATCGAACCGGGTAAATTCGTAGAGGCGGTAAAGAAGTACCAGCCGGACATCGTGGGCATGTCCGCCCTGTTAACCACCACCATGATGAATATGAAATCAACCATCGATGCCCTGATCGCCGCCGGGCTGAGGGATCGGGTAAAAGTAATCGTCGGCGGGGCGCCCCTCAGCCAGGATTTTGCAGATGAGATCGGAGCCGACGGGTATGCTCCGGACGCCGCTTCGGCCACCGAGCTCTGCAGGCAGCTGCTTGAGTAA